In the Cydia fagiglandana chromosome 5, ilCydFagi1.1, whole genome shotgun sequence genome, one interval contains:
- the LOC134664518 gene encoding uncharacterized protein LOC134664518 isoform X2, which translates to MLTFQGKNLWERQKELNLKVKEASQQKVNFQDVKSAQEYSDADRLFKIDLASKYKDTDYFIDMLKCGDSLCISRALKWEWIYEDAYSHIINPDYLHHNIFPTMSFKMKIKTLSTIAKHIRDEARAQLFYEYCINTNMKNNAYKFVKFTSVSFKQEILSDFVAHDRDTQSHKDMIGNSLLLAEVYGAKCRGNISDLSYLYSVNDVEYLKLVEKHTKINDHCYSYKDDSRFGKKLSRSILKKHKTRILNNPLPYLMLLKKSELIKYSSSDDARIFAVALLPKEVDRFWRTNYYKTHKHIVDLVKTESLYEFMKQIFSDKYPNEDFEMTKEFYESKYYDLMTVKEREAWALMHMEKKTGVIPEEEDYRWYEFVNFPQAFEEIKKKIRITTNADKRSNMLETLIKSATSQNELNILLSYYYERHVNERSHLKNKFLKNVTEVHSVFELDGVCWNLFDKLLHSLDVYNSRSGGEWNEFLCDSLVYHIINKITLSNNLTQHLNNRRYLDSIKERSDMLCSDKKDLVYNYVFEFLTDKIKGFELLEYTEEVKKQVRGCLELMIRWKRNFKKDGEFPEIALKFMKLDLDSFDNIVNPKPVTKEKDISEGFLIRCLKQDPTVILENFSLIEKKFKSLSCDFRLNTVLKKMKIYFSNDLAKQYLDLCKTSLSNISSKGEDEKYGFLYDRNAIFANIYAIFQLGDEHTKTEFMDKHAPTNSKIEYEKIDKYLMYTQEAICRLHCYSRPPVPLAKSALYLKGDYVHLSNDMFNMYLTKLNPIPRTEFIKFLLDSPVSIQKRGLRLAFHAFETSELKAIVSNVWKKTKNVSVRCNLYKSIAEKIKNEKKKSQLELFELLKELTTRIHQDDDEELFKYFTGNKLPEYLRGEYLETAWKTVLALPENKANIQRRTDVAKAMQSNIVLIDESHVEALVYGHVRKRLSQEKLRPEENSHIEPLNEALWDFVVEYIVNMDTELKQEKSVNVVKLIVEECFNHWNETHNTENFVYQLFFKDFVNKLDCIMYYYKTTGSSRVIRIFEYLLESFENKFGLREVYSYYWDWKLSVITRTVINGRDEFDKEVHISFGSEIGMFVKYLKTRNCYYNSFLSKIMGKIKQFMRILNIRKTESITENDLKVLIAYGLTLQETLETSMLALHMLPQDLLTISVAGNELQEVINTIKKQDNEELNAFMNDKFIYSDCKVRKIMI; encoded by the coding sequence ATGTTAACTTTCCAAGGTAAGAATCTTTGGGAGAGACAAAAAGAACTCAACTTAAAAGTAAAAGAAGCATCTCAACAAAAAGTAAATTTCCAAGATGTCAAATCTGCACAGGAATATTCTGACGCCGATAGACTTTTTAAGATAGACCTGGCTTCAAAATATAAAGACACGGATTACTTTATTGATATGCTGAAATGTGGGGACAGCTTGTGCATATCCAGGGCACTCAAATGGGAGTGGATCTATGAGGATGCTTACTCTCATATAATCAATCCAGACTATCTACATCACAACATTTTCCCAACAATGTCTTTTAAAATGAAGATAAAAACTTTGTCAACAATAGCTAAACATATTAGAGATGAGGCTAGAGCTCAACTTTTCTATGAATACTGCATTAATACGAACATGAAAAATAATGCGTACAAATTTGTAAAGTTTACGAGTGTTTCTTTCAAACAAGAAATTCTTTCTGATTTCGTGGCACATGACAGAGATACTCAAAGTCATAAGGACATGATTGGCAATTCATTACTTTTAGCTGAGGTTTATGGTGCAAAATGTAGAGGCAACATTTCGGATCTGTCGTATTTGTACTCTGTTAATGATGTCGAGTATCTTAAACTTGTtgaaaaacacacaaaaataaatgatcACTGCTATTCCTATAAAGATGATTCTCGTTTCGGCAAAAAACTGTCAAGAAGTATattaaagaaacataaaacgcGGATACTTAATAATCCATTACCATATTTGATgttactaaaaaaaagtgagtTGATAAAATATAGTTCGTCTGACGACGCAAGGATATTCGCTGTTGCTCTTCTTCCGAAAGAGGTCGATCGGTTCTGGAGGAcgaattattataaaacacacaAACATATAGTAGATTTAGTAAAAACTGAGAGCCTTTATGAGTTCATGAAACAAATTTTCTCCGACAAATATCCAAATGAGGACTTTGAAATGACCAAGGAGTTTTACGAGTCTAAGTACTATGACCTTATGACTGTTAAGGAGAGAGAAGCCTGGGCTTTGATGCATATGGAAAAGAAAACGGGTGTGATACCCGAAGAGGAGGATTACCGGTGGTATGAGTTTGTGAATTTTCCGCAGGCATTTGAAGAAATAAAGAAGAAAATAAGAATAACTACGAATGCAGATAAAAGATCGAACATGTTGGAAACGTTAATAAAATCAGCAACGTCTCAAAATGAGTTGAATATACTATTGAGCTACTATTATGAAAGGCATGTCAATGAAAGATCAcatcttaaaaataaattcttaaAAAATGTCACTGAGGTTCATTCTGTATTCGAATTGGACGGTGTATGCTGGAATTTGTTTGATAAACTATTGCACAGCCTCGACGTTTATAATTCACGTTCCGGCGGAGAATGGAACGAATTTCTTTGCGATTCTTTAGTATATCACATCATTAACAAAATAACTCTTTCAAATAACTTAACtcaacatttaaataacagaagATACTTGGATAGTATAAAAGAACGCTCTGATATGTTATGTTCAGACAAAAAGGATCTtgtgtataattatgtatttgagTTTTTGACCGACAAAATTAAAGGCTTTGAATTATTGGAATATACCgaggaagtaaaaaaacaagttCGAGGATGTCTGGAGTTAATGATAAGATGGAAACGAAACTTCAAAAAGGATGGAGAATTTCCAGAAATTGCTTTAAAATTCatgaaattagatttagattCTTTTGATAACATAGTTAATCCAAAACCTGTAACAAAAGAGAAAGATATATCAGAAGGCTTTTTAATAAGATGTTTGAAACAAGACCCAACTGTCATTTTGGAAAACTTTTCATTGATAGAGAAAAAGTTCAAATCTCTATCTTGTGATTTTAGACTAAATACGGTTTTAAAGAAAATGAAAATATACTTTTCTAATGACTTGGCAAAACAGTATTTAGACTTGTGTAAAACATCTCTGTCAAATATTTCCTCAAAAGGTGAAGATGAAAAGTATGGTTTTTTATATGATAGAAACGCTATTTTTGCTAATATTTACGCAATATTTCAGCTAGGAGATGAGCATACAAAAACCGAGTTTATGGATAAACATGCGCCAACAAACAGTAAAATAGAATACGAAAAGATTGACAAATATCTTATGTATACTCAGGAAGCAATTTGCCGACTACACTGTTACTCTCGCCCGCCAGTGCCTCTCGCAAAATCTGCTCTGTACCTGAAAGGAGACTATGTACATTTGTCTAATGACATGTTTAACATGTATCTAACGAAATTAAATCCTATTCCACGGACGGAATTTATCAAGTTTTTATTGGATTCTCCAGTGTCCATTCAGAAGAGGGGATTGCGTTTAGCGTTTCATGCATTTGAAACTAGTGAATTAAAAGCCATAGTTTCTAACGTCTGGAAGAAAACAAAAAATGTGTCCGTACGATGCAACCTCTACAAATCGATTGCGGAGAAgataaaaaacgaaaaaaagaaaTCTCAATTGGAATTATTTGAACTCCTAAAAGAACTCACAACTCGCATACATCAGGATGACGATGAGGaacttttcaaatattttacagGCAACAAACTACCTGAGTATTTAAGGGGTGAATATTTGGAAACTGCCTGGAAAACGGTATTAGCCTTGCCGGAAAACAAGGCAAATATTCAACGCAGAACCGATGTTGCAAAGGCAATGCAATCAAACATCGTTTTGATAGATGAATCGCATGTTGAAGCATTGGTATACGGTCACGTCCGTAAGAGGCTGTCGCAAGAAAAATTGAGGCCAGAAGAAAACTCTCACATTGAACCACTGAATGAAGCGCTGTGGGACTTTGTAGTAGAATATATCGTAAATATGGATACGGAACTGAAACAAGAAAAGAGTGTTAATGTGGTAAAACTAATAGTAGAAGAATGTTTTAACCATTGGAATGAAACGCACAATACGGAAAACTTCGTTTATCAATTATTTTTCAAGGACTTTGTGAATAAACTTGATTGTATAatgtattattataaaactacAGGCTCAAGTAGGGTGATTCGCATATTCGAATATTTGCTCGAATCTTTTGAAAATAAGTTTGGGTTAAGAGAAGTGTACTCTTACTATTGGGATTGGAAGTTGTCGGTAATAACAAGAACAGTTATAAACGGCAGAGATGAATTCGACAAAGAAGTCCATATTAGTTTTGGTTCAGAAATAGGCATGTTTGTAAAATATTTGAAGACGAGGAATTGCTATTACAATTCATTCTTAAGTAAGATTATGGGGAAAATAAAGCAATTTATGCGAATTCTAAATATTCGTAAAACTGAGTCAATAACTGAAAATGACTTGAAGGTCCTTATAGCGTACGGTCTAACTCTTCAGGAAACACTAGAGACGTCGATGCTGGCACTACATATGTTGCCTCAAGACTTGTTGACTATTTCTGTTGCCGGCAATGAGTTACAAGAAGTGATcaacacaataaaaaaacaagatAACGAGGAACTGAACGCTTTTATGAACGATAAGTTTATATACAGTGATTGCAAAGTAAGGAAAATTATGATTTAA
- the LOC134664518 gene encoding uncharacterized protein LOC134664518 isoform X1, which produces MKVWGLSAIMLTFQGKNLWERQKELNLKVKEASQQKVNFQDVKSAQEYSDADRLFKIDLASKYKDTDYFIDMLKCGDSLCISRALKWEWIYEDAYSHIINPDYLHHNIFPTMSFKMKIKTLSTIAKHIRDEARAQLFYEYCINTNMKNNAYKFVKFTSVSFKQEILSDFVAHDRDTQSHKDMIGNSLLLAEVYGAKCRGNISDLSYLYSVNDVEYLKLVEKHTKINDHCYSYKDDSRFGKKLSRSILKKHKTRILNNPLPYLMLLKKSELIKYSSSDDARIFAVALLPKEVDRFWRTNYYKTHKHIVDLVKTESLYEFMKQIFSDKYPNEDFEMTKEFYESKYYDLMTVKEREAWALMHMEKKTGVIPEEEDYRWYEFVNFPQAFEEIKKKIRITTNADKRSNMLETLIKSATSQNELNILLSYYYERHVNERSHLKNKFLKNVTEVHSVFELDGVCWNLFDKLLHSLDVYNSRSGGEWNEFLCDSLVYHIINKITLSNNLTQHLNNRRYLDSIKERSDMLCSDKKDLVYNYVFEFLTDKIKGFELLEYTEEVKKQVRGCLELMIRWKRNFKKDGEFPEIALKFMKLDLDSFDNIVNPKPVTKEKDISEGFLIRCLKQDPTVILENFSLIEKKFKSLSCDFRLNTVLKKMKIYFSNDLAKQYLDLCKTSLSNISSKGEDEKYGFLYDRNAIFANIYAIFQLGDEHTKTEFMDKHAPTNSKIEYEKIDKYLMYTQEAICRLHCYSRPPVPLAKSALYLKGDYVHLSNDMFNMYLTKLNPIPRTEFIKFLLDSPVSIQKRGLRLAFHAFETSELKAIVSNVWKKTKNVSVRCNLYKSIAEKIKNEKKKSQLELFELLKELTTRIHQDDDEELFKYFTGNKLPEYLRGEYLETAWKTVLALPENKANIQRRTDVAKAMQSNIVLIDESHVEALVYGHVRKRLSQEKLRPEENSHIEPLNEALWDFVVEYIVNMDTELKQEKSVNVVKLIVEECFNHWNETHNTENFVYQLFFKDFVNKLDCIMYYYKTTGSSRVIRIFEYLLESFENKFGLREVYSYYWDWKLSVITRTVINGRDEFDKEVHISFGSEIGMFVKYLKTRNCYYNSFLSKIMGKIKQFMRILNIRKTESITENDLKVLIAYGLTLQETLETSMLALHMLPQDLLTISVAGNELQEVINTIKKQDNEELNAFMNDKFIYSDCKVRKIMI; this is translated from the exons ATGAAG GTGTGGGGACTATCAGCCATAATGTTAACTTTCCAAGGTAAGAATCTTTGGGAGAGACAAAAAGAACTCAACTTAAAAGTAAAAGAAGCATCTCAACAAAAAGTAAATTTCCAAGATGTCAAATCTGCACAGGAATATTCTGACGCCGATAGACTTTTTAAGATAGACCTGGCTTCAAAATATAAAGACACGGATTACTTTATTGATATGCTGAAATGTGGGGACAGCTTGTGCATATCCAGGGCACTCAAATGGGAGTGGATCTATGAGGATGCTTACTCTCATATAATCAATCCAGACTATCTACATCACAACATTTTCCCAACAATGTCTTTTAAAATGAAGATAAAAACTTTGTCAACAATAGCTAAACATATTAGAGATGAGGCTAGAGCTCAACTTTTCTATGAATACTGCATTAATACGAACATGAAAAATAATGCGTACAAATTTGTAAAGTTTACGAGTGTTTCTTTCAAACAAGAAATTCTTTCTGATTTCGTGGCACATGACAGAGATACTCAAAGTCATAAGGACATGATTGGCAATTCATTACTTTTAGCTGAGGTTTATGGTGCAAAATGTAGAGGCAACATTTCGGATCTGTCGTATTTGTACTCTGTTAATGATGTCGAGTATCTTAAACTTGTtgaaaaacacacaaaaataaatgatcACTGCTATTCCTATAAAGATGATTCTCGTTTCGGCAAAAAACTGTCAAGAAGTATattaaagaaacataaaacgcGGATACTTAATAATCCATTACCATATTTGATgttactaaaaaaaagtgagtTGATAAAATATAGTTCGTCTGACGACGCAAGGATATTCGCTGTTGCTCTTCTTCCGAAAGAGGTCGATCGGTTCTGGAGGAcgaattattataaaacacacaAACATATAGTAGATTTAGTAAAAACTGAGAGCCTTTATGAGTTCATGAAACAAATTTTCTCCGACAAATATCCAAATGAGGACTTTGAAATGACCAAGGAGTTTTACGAGTCTAAGTACTATGACCTTATGACTGTTAAGGAGAGAGAAGCCTGGGCTTTGATGCATATGGAAAAGAAAACGGGTGTGATACCCGAAGAGGAGGATTACCGGTGGTATGAGTTTGTGAATTTTCCGCAGGCATTTGAAGAAATAAAGAAGAAAATAAGAATAACTACGAATGCAGATAAAAGATCGAACATGTTGGAAACGTTAATAAAATCAGCAACGTCTCAAAATGAGTTGAATATACTATTGAGCTACTATTATGAAAGGCATGTCAATGAAAGATCAcatcttaaaaataaattcttaaAAAATGTCACTGAGGTTCATTCTGTATTCGAATTGGACGGTGTATGCTGGAATTTGTTTGATAAACTATTGCACAGCCTCGACGTTTATAATTCACGTTCCGGCGGAGAATGGAACGAATTTCTTTGCGATTCTTTAGTATATCACATCATTAACAAAATAACTCTTTCAAATAACTTAACtcaacatttaaataacagaagATACTTGGATAGTATAAAAGAACGCTCTGATATGTTATGTTCAGACAAAAAGGATCTtgtgtataattatgtatttgagTTTTTGACCGACAAAATTAAAGGCTTTGAATTATTGGAATATACCgaggaagtaaaaaaacaagttCGAGGATGTCTGGAGTTAATGATAAGATGGAAACGAAACTTCAAAAAGGATGGAGAATTTCCAGAAATTGCTTTAAAATTCatgaaattagatttagattCTTTTGATAACATAGTTAATCCAAAACCTGTAACAAAAGAGAAAGATATATCAGAAGGCTTTTTAATAAGATGTTTGAAACAAGACCCAACTGTCATTTTGGAAAACTTTTCATTGATAGAGAAAAAGTTCAAATCTCTATCTTGTGATTTTAGACTAAATACGGTTTTAAAGAAAATGAAAATATACTTTTCTAATGACTTGGCAAAACAGTATTTAGACTTGTGTAAAACATCTCTGTCAAATATTTCCTCAAAAGGTGAAGATGAAAAGTATGGTTTTTTATATGATAGAAACGCTATTTTTGCTAATATTTACGCAATATTTCAGCTAGGAGATGAGCATACAAAAACCGAGTTTATGGATAAACATGCGCCAACAAACAGTAAAATAGAATACGAAAAGATTGACAAATATCTTATGTATACTCAGGAAGCAATTTGCCGACTACACTGTTACTCTCGCCCGCCAGTGCCTCTCGCAAAATCTGCTCTGTACCTGAAAGGAGACTATGTACATTTGTCTAATGACATGTTTAACATGTATCTAACGAAATTAAATCCTATTCCACGGACGGAATTTATCAAGTTTTTATTGGATTCTCCAGTGTCCATTCAGAAGAGGGGATTGCGTTTAGCGTTTCATGCATTTGAAACTAGTGAATTAAAAGCCATAGTTTCTAACGTCTGGAAGAAAACAAAAAATGTGTCCGTACGATGCAACCTCTACAAATCGATTGCGGAGAAgataaaaaacgaaaaaaagaaaTCTCAATTGGAATTATTTGAACTCCTAAAAGAACTCACAACTCGCATACATCAGGATGACGATGAGGaacttttcaaatattttacagGCAACAAACTACCTGAGTATTTAAGGGGTGAATATTTGGAAACTGCCTGGAAAACGGTATTAGCCTTGCCGGAAAACAAGGCAAATATTCAACGCAGAACCGATGTTGCAAAGGCAATGCAATCAAACATCGTTTTGATAGATGAATCGCATGTTGAAGCATTGGTATACGGTCACGTCCGTAAGAGGCTGTCGCAAGAAAAATTGAGGCCAGAAGAAAACTCTCACATTGAACCACTGAATGAAGCGCTGTGGGACTTTGTAGTAGAATATATCGTAAATATGGATACGGAACTGAAACAAGAAAAGAGTGTTAATGTGGTAAAACTAATAGTAGAAGAATGTTTTAACCATTGGAATGAAACGCACAATACGGAAAACTTCGTTTATCAATTATTTTTCAAGGACTTTGTGAATAAACTTGATTGTATAatgtattattataaaactacAGGCTCAAGTAGGGTGATTCGCATATTCGAATATTTGCTCGAATCTTTTGAAAATAAGTTTGGGTTAAGAGAAGTGTACTCTTACTATTGGGATTGGAAGTTGTCGGTAATAACAAGAACAGTTATAAACGGCAGAGATGAATTCGACAAAGAAGTCCATATTAGTTTTGGTTCAGAAATAGGCATGTTTGTAAAATATTTGAAGACGAGGAATTGCTATTACAATTCATTCTTAAGTAAGATTATGGGGAAAATAAAGCAATTTATGCGAATTCTAAATATTCGTAAAACTGAGTCAATAACTGAAAATGACTTGAAGGTCCTTATAGCGTACGGTCTAACTCTTCAGGAAACACTAGAGACGTCGATGCTGGCACTACATATGTTGCCTCAAGACTTGTTGACTATTTCTGTTGCCGGCAATGAGTTACAAGAAGTGATcaacacaataaaaaaacaagatAACGAGGAACTGAACGCTTTTATGAACGATAAGTTTATATACAGTGATTGCAAAGTAAGGAAAATTATGATTTAA